Genomic DNA from Kluyveromyces lactis strain NRRL Y-1140 chromosome C complete sequence:
aaataaaTGAAGTATAGATGTTGTTTTGTTTATCTTCCGTTTTGATCCTTTTAAAGTAGCAGGAGTAAGCTCAAGTTTAGGTTTCTTGTACTCATCAGTTAGTACAGAATCTAATTTTGTTACTGATGACGTTATTTGTTCGCCTTGCCTTCTCTTTTGTGGTatggttttcttttcatcagaTTTCCTGTCAAGTAAACCTTTCCTTTCTACCAATTTCTCAAAACTCTTGAGTAGCTTCTCAGTCTGTTCATCCTCCTTTGAGGTATCGTATATACCCGGTAGTGGTTGCTGTTCATACGCAATATCCTCGTTGTAATCCATCTGCgaagaatatttcttccTGGGAGCTTTGATTTTACTATCAACGCCCGCTTGTTTCAACTCTCTACGCTTCTGTAAGAATGCAACACGCTTACTTTCTTCTAGCATACGTTCTCTTATCTTACGAGTAGCCTTTTTACCCTGAGTGTTTAATAGCCTGGCACGAGCTTCCGCCAACATTTCTCTCTCCTCGTCAAGTAGCTCATCTTTATCAGCCTTGGCTGGTAAGCTTTCGTTATTTGGGTTGATCTCACCGATCTGTACCCCTGTAGTTGCTGCAAGCTCTAAATCATCCTTATCAATCGCCAGGAGGATATTATATCTGTCGATACATGTTTGAGCAGGTCTACCCATCATTTCTCCGATGCTTTTCCATTGGTTTGGAATTCTTTTCGCTAAATCTAGTAGTTTATCATCTTCCTGCTGGCTGAATGGTTTGAAGTTTAGACTGggattcaaaaattcattcCAACGAGATTGACATTGCCTGgcattcttcttctgtaGAAGCGAAGCTACTTTACTCCATGCATGTGTTCCATATTTTTGAACAGCCGCCTTTAATATTTGATCCTCAAGGTTCGTCCAAATACCACCTTTGACATAAATCGGAACAGGAGCCATCGTACGTGGTTACCGCCTTTGATTAACTTCCCTTTGAACCAACGTTACAGCTTTAGCTGATACTATTATTAATTAGTTTCCTATGTTTCCACCAAGTATATGtcaattttattttcaatcCAATCCCAAAATTGGATTATCTAGATTTACACAGTGTtataaagaaataaaacaatGTCAGCGAATAAAGAGGGAACTGTATCCGAACACATAGTTTACATATTGCTTTACTCGCAAGAGCATAGGTACCTTTTTCGTATTATTTCAGCAATGCTGGATACTGGTTTCTTTTGTGACTTCCTCCAGTCAGTACTTCGGTCTTTAAACTACCTATATTTTATTAGAATACAACAAACTCTGAAATTCTTTCAGAAAACACATGACAGATAATGAGAAAGTATATGTTGTTCTTCTCTTATTAAATAATGATCATCATTAACATTATtatgttctttttcagCTATAGTTTTTCTAGTTCCCTTGTTTATATAATGATTGGCTCTCTATTACGCAATAAAAACTGGAAAAGGGTTTTTTGTTCGAAGACATTTTTTAAACTTAGAAATTGCATACTATATTGAAATCGCCAACACTATTGATGGTTCGACGATAAAACCCATCCAAAAGACTCCAACGATCCGTGTCAATGGGCTTTCTCTTCACCCCTAAGCACCAGAAATTGGTGAATCAGTGTTATCCACCAGGCCGAACTCCCGATAAGAAGCCAAAAGGGTCAGAGACTTCGTACTTGTTATATTATGTTAATTCGAGACGTCcaaaattggaaaaggtCAGCAGTTACCTTGTGAAGAGGTCGACAACGGATTTGAACAGAAGACGTTCCGGTAATGTCTCTGTCACTCTAGAGCTACTGGCTAAAATCGTCGAGAATTGTAATGAAAACatgaatattttcatcaaagatttcatcCACATTATGACTTTAGTGttgaacaacaacaattttAACAATGATCCAACTATTGTTGGTTTGATTGAAAGAGTTTTAGAAGCTATTTGTAACCATTTGGATGGGTCTCTTGTAAGTGGGGACTCTGAGTTTTTagaattgttcaaaaacttCGTAACCCTGTACTTCAAAGTTGCTAACACTAAACTTAATGACACAGATTTGGTTTTGAAAGGTTGCTTagacttttcaaagatctCAAACTTGGGAAGCATTCACCAATGGTCTGCTACAGCCAAAAACTGCGTTTCTATTGCATTAACGAAGTTCCAAGAAAGGCATCCAATATATAGTGAGGCTACCATTGACtcttcattttctgaaCCAGGTTCTCCAgcgttgaagaagaaactcaCTAGAACACAAACTAAAGTGATGGGTCTAGATGATGTTTCGAACACAGGGGATTATTCAATTCTGGCTTTGAATACTTTTTTCAATACCACAGAAACAGATAAGTTGACAATCGGTTTACATGCACTAATCGAACATTTATTAGAGACTCCGAACAAGGAATTATTGCAATTTATCTGCAATGGTATTCCGGTTCAGTTGAGATACATTGTTATCCTTTTATTCGTAAGGCCGTTGGGAACTAGCTCCGAGAAAAACATGTTATTGATCTTAAAACTAATATCCAGTCTATTAACTTCAGCTGTCAGTATCATAGGTTTATCAGTGATTGATATCTTGAGAAGACTAATCACTGTTCAGCTAGCAAAATCGGATTCAACTACTGTAGTTAAACAGATTGCTGTGACGATTAAAGATTTAAATCGCAAAACATACTACAAACAGCAATCATCTGATATGTTTGCCGAATTGAGTTTTAAATTTATCGAAAGCGGAAAGCCACATCACCTTGAATTATTCCAGCTAGATTTGGACTCCTTGATATCTGTTACTAGTGACCAATGTCTAGATCTTGATTTATTTGGCGAGTTTTTGCCATATGTCACTGACAAAACGCAgttatcaaaacttttgtATCCAGAAGCTCCACATCAAGTTATCTTTATCAGATTCTTTGAGAAAGTATCTACTTTATCAAAACAAGATACTGAAATTGCCATATCAACCTCTTTTGCATATTATAAAGCAGCCTCTCTTCTTTCAGGTTTGGCCTACTATGTCAACAACAATCGACCTTCAGACGGTTACTATGCCTATCATCATCATGCTTCAAAGTTTCTAGGACTAGCAGATTACCAAACTCAAGTTGAgtttaaaagaaaagacaATGACATCTTCACCAAGGAAGACTTGTTGAATTACTACTCAGATGCAGGTTCCAATATCTACTCAGAGAAGGGTAGAGACATTCTATTGGTTGATCATTCTGACCAAAATGGTACTGATATCGATCAGGACACGGTTCGATACTCAACACCAATCCCGTTGCCACAAATTAGCATACCCCCAACCACTACAAATGGCATTGGCATAAAAAAATCATCGCCAGCTAATGATACATACGTTACAAGATCTCTGAAACATAATCCCGTTCCGAACGTAAAAgacttgaagaatttggtCTCTTctaaaaaagataaaagtAATACAAAAACGTTACGTGGTTCACAATCGGTGAAATCAAAAGTCACAAACATAACATTCCTATTAGATGAATTAAAGAACGATGGcgatgaaattaaaattGCCGACccagatgaagaagacatTATTGGAATGGAAAAACAAGATCTTGCAAGATCTTATTCCTTAAGAATGAATACCATCAGTAGCACGAATTCCAGGACATTAATACCGTCAGTAGAAAATGCAGAGGAACATGGTGATGATTTCAGAGATGCTCATGAAGATATAGAGGTCTCATCTTCTACCAGAGGTAGGTTATTTATGGTCTAATGTATTATATGTATTTTAAGGTATAGACATttaaaaaatgaaaaagtaAATGCATTTATCAACAATAGTATGATAGCAAGCCCAAAATCTCTGGTTGAGAAAACATTTCGCCAAAAGGTTAGTCTAAGACCATAATGAATGATATATTTGCTATACCGTTTAAGCGCGCCCTTCAAAttaatttgaaagatgcGTTTACCGTTGTAATAAACAACACTTTTTACCAAACAGCGGCATCGGTAGAGGCTGATTTAACCCAACTTGACAAATATAGGGATGTTTTATTCCATCTGGACGTTTGCCAAGCTGACTTAAATATGTTGAAACAATACTATATGGCTCTCAAAGCTATTGCTGTCAAGCTTCCCGATGACCAGGTAGAATTCACCTGGTTTAATACACTCGGATTAAAGTCTTCGGGTATGACACGAAACAGTCTCCGGTTTGAAACATTTAATGTGTTATACAATATTGGGGCTATGTATTCTTCACTTGCAGTTGAGCAGCGGTTAGAAAGCACAGAAGGTCTGAAGGAAAGCTGCCGTCTTTTTAAACTATCTGCGGGTTGTTTTAAATTTATCTATGAGCATGAAGTCAGTaacaacttcaaattcttcgaTGAATACACTCTGAATGCTCTCGTTTCTATGATGTTAGCACAAGCGCAGCAAATGGTTTGGAAAAAGGCATGCTTTGATGATATAGAAAGACACTCCATTCTTTCGCGATTGGCCTTGCAAGTAGCTTTATTTTATCAAACCGCTTCGAAGAATTCAAATTGTAGTCCTTATATCAGGACTGATTGGGTAAAAAGTCTAACCTCAAAGTCCCACTATTTCATGGCAATAGCATACTACAGATCTGGATTGCATCAGGtacagaaacaaaattatGCTCAAGGTATATGTGATTTTCAATATGCATTGACATGGATTAACAAACTTTCTTTGGATGATGAACTTACCGAATGGAGAGGAGAAGTGCAAGCGTTACTTGAATCGGCAGAGAGAGATAATGACCTTATTTATTTACAGGCATCAGTGCAAAATCCCTCCAAAGTAAAACCAGTTATGATGGTGCAAGCGGATCTTTTCGATGAGattgagaaaaaagatggcaatatattcaagaaCTTATTGCCGATTGATGTATTGGAATCTTGTAACGCTTTCAATGAGAGGGTGGAGACATACGTAAAAGAGCATATCTCGAATCCCCTTGAATCAATGAACAAACTTTTGATCTCGAATACACCGCAATATATGGACTTTAAATCATATTACATATCAGAGCAGGAATGGAATTCATACAGCGACTCATTGCAAGACCTTGAACAATTGCGAGCATATGTTGCAggtgaattgaaattatctGAGTCTATTTTACAGAAGGACATCCAAGAAAATGAGCAAATGATTCGAGAACATGGCCTGCTGCGGTGGAAGATTCCTTCTAAAGATAAGAAAATCGAGAGTCTGTTGGCAGACTTAACCAATATCCGTAattatattgaaaatggtatGAAAGTAGATACAGAGACAGCGTCTCTTTTCAAGACTTTGGATCATGATTTGGTAACCAACGTCAGTCAACCACCTGAATCTAGTGACCCTATTATGAAAGAAGCATCCTTGATATTGCaaggaagaaagaatcacATACTAGCGGCAGAACGCAAGATAATTGAAAACCGTCTCCTTCCTAAAATTGTATCATATTATAAAAAGACAGGATCTAAAGATTTTGAACCTGTCTTTCAAGAACATATCCGAATGTTTGATGGCGATTTGCTGCAGGtacaaaaggaaaaggctaaaaataaagaaatgcTGACTAAAGTAACGCTATCCTCACCAGAACAGGTTCAAATCTCCAGAAATGATCCACGTACTCTTTACTTGGAAGAACTTAAACATTCATCCAATGTGTTGAGTGAgttaaaagaaaatatcatttcCGGCAAACAATTTTATCAGGATTTAATTACGGCATTAGAATCCAAACTGAAAGAAATCGAAGATTACGTAAATGAACGTAAGCTGCAAAGAACTGAACTAAATGATACCCTACTATGTGACACTAATGAGAGTTGATAGAGCTGCTATCCATTTCcagcagcttcttcttttgccATTTTTCATACGACTTCTTTTTATGTTGCCTGTTGATGTTAGTTTTGTGCCGCCTACTTTTCAAGTGAATTTCCCAATTACGCGAACCAATTGCGACTAGGTTTTtatcttctttatctttacATAAACTGCAGGAAAATTGTTTCCAATCCATATCGCTTTTTGGACTATTAGATGACTTGTATGCTAACAATTTTTCTAAATCTGGCTGAGCTAACGGAGCCTCAATGTCTTTGCCTTTTGTGAAATCTGAGAGTATTGCATTAGCTCTAGCTGAAACGCTCACATCCCACTCTAATAGGTCTGTTGCATTTAAAATATAGACTTTGCCGTCAACATCTGGTATCAACATTTTTCTTATCCATTTCACTTGCCTTTTTGCGTATTGTCTAGTTCGAACtttcatcttttcaacaCATTCATTGAGATCACATTCGCTTGATTCTTCTAACCACGGcaaaaactctttgaatCCTATCACTTGCCAGACCCCATTTTCACATTGTTCTTGCCCATAATTGTGCTGTTTGTAGTATTCATACAATTCCATGATTTCCTCCATAGCTCcaatcttcatcatcttgtCAACTCTATTATCAAGTCTCACATCTAAAACAGCTGGATCGCTATAAATCCAGAAGAATAAGGTATCGAATTTTAAAGAGGTGTTCTGTTGTTGGAATGTCACACTAGGTTTTTCGCCAGTTGTGTAATATATTTCTAGCATCCTTTTCACTCTTCTTGTATCATTGATGTGGAACTTGTTTGCAATCGAAAGGTCGACTTCCTTTAAAGTATTATAAATTAAGTCTGGGTTGTTGCTATCCAATATGCTCTTTTCCGATTCGGTAGGTTGTCGTACCTTACTTTCAACtcttttgttgaaaagcGTTTGTAAGTAATAATGTGTACCTCCCACGACGATAGGTATCTTCCCTCTACTATGGATATCTTCGATGGTTTCCATACATTCTCTCTCAAACCTGTGAATATAGTACTCTTCATTCCATGGAACATGATTCATAAGGTGGTGCTTAATCCCCATTCTCTGTTCTATTGGATGCTTATTCGTAATTATCGGTATGCCGGTGTACATCTGCATTGAATCAGAATTGATGATCTCACCATTGAATTTACTTGCAATCTGAATTGAGAGGTCAGATTTCCCAACTCCAGTTGTTCCTGCTATAACAATCACTTTAGGTCTTGACATCATAGGGCTCTTTATTAGGAGCCTGAGCATTACCGAATTTTGTCTCACCGTTCTGCTATTCCATACCTATTGTAACTTCGTGCTGAgttgagatgagatgagatagtAAATCTCACTTCATTTTCGTGCTACTTTCTTTCCTTAACGAGAATATCTGTTTTTCCAACAATAAATACTACAAAGATGTACAATTCATAGTCACATGACAAGATGCAAAATCTATACCAatacacacacacacacacacacacacatCGAGTCGTCTTTCTATACTCTATAAATCTAAATCCGaatcgtcatcatcgtaCCAGCCATGTTCATACTCTAAAGAAAGAGTGCCAAGAtgatctttgatttcttctctaTCAGAATCGTACCGGAAATATCTTGATACTAAGTCTTCCCACGTTTTAAGAACGTCCCTAGGCTTTTCGGTAACACCTATTACACTTTCAGCACATGAATGATGAGTATCTGGTATAGTATCTGAATTTGTCCAGGGATACGTGGTGAAGTGGAACATAGATGATTCTTTATGGTTCACACGATCGATTTCACATTGGGTGAACGTATGCGACGGTTTTTTCGAGTTTTTATAGAGCGGCATTCGATcatagaaagaaaacgaaTTGTATTCATCCACGTTAAGCTTAGATACTATATTCCTTTTGGATTCTCCAAGAGTCAAAGCATTAGTTAAATGGGACATTTTCCTCATATTCGAATTGGTAGCGGCTTGTTTGCGAGACCCGTGGAAAACCGAATTTACAGAATCAAAGAGAAGCACAGTCTCCCCTGTTGATCGCCAAAAGGCCTCTTTCGTGTTGGCATAGAGAGGGAAGAAAAGGTCAGATTCTTGTGACAATGCGATAGTTGCTCGAATTTTATTGCATAACATTTGGAATTTAGTTTTAGTGGAATGAACTGGTTCCTTTAACGAACATACGTCGTCTTGATTCCATCCATAAGTGTGATAGGATACTTTTGGTAGctcatctttcaattctaaaagcattgaagatgaaaatcCGCCCCAACCATTGTCGAGTTCCGTTATTATGTTAAAACCTTGTAACGAATCACATTTTTCCAACTGTTGATGTAAATTTGAGTCGAAGAATTCATTGGAGTAGTTTTCCCTAAACTGATTTGATCCAGTTTCATAATTATCAAAATATACCTGACGTaagttttgaaagtttGGTGCCTTCTGCTGGTTAGCTGCATCATGGTACCAATCTTGTAAAGTATTGAAACTGCTTGGATCATAAATCAACTTGCTATAGTCGGACCAATATTTAGCGATTTCATCATTGATCTTGGGAAGTACAGTAGCACCTTGATCTAATGCCAATTGATACGGGGATTTTCTAATCCTATCGTGTGTCTGCACCCTATGCGCGGTCTTTGCAGTCGCACCCTGCTCTGAGTCTAAAGTATCCGCATAATCGTTTTCTGAAACGTACTGATAGGTGCCAAGGGATCCGTTCCCTAGCTTAGCATCCCAAAGTAGTGCCCTAGGTGTATAGGATACAGTCTTACTAACTTTGTCTATATTGGGGTTTAGGAACACGTCGTTTTCTTGATCTGCATCATGTAATAAAGGTTCCAGGCAGTTGTAAAACTGCGTAATCAAATGATTAGATCTGTGAGATACTGAAACATTAATGATTTCACGCATATCTGAATTAATTCAGACTTGATAGTATCGGCAGTGTATGAACGTCGATCTGTAACTGTCTCTGTTTGGATGAGATTCCGTATTAGAAGTAGTTCTTTTGGTCCCTGTCGATGAgcatttcaagaacttcCGTAGAACGATATATCTCATCGCTGGCAGGGTAGTAGTGCCAGAAATAGGTCACGTGCCAATAGTAGAAAATATCGGTGACAGCTTCCACGTAATTAAATGACTTATCGTTCAAAGGAAATTCGCTGGATAGATCTTATTCATAGGCTTTGAGCATACACTCACAGTACTGGGGGGAACTCATTATCAGGCCTTTGAGTCATGACTTTCAAATTATTTCATATTCTTGGTTTATCTTTGATGAATAAATGGCTTGATGGTTTCAACACTCCATTCTCCAAGTATATGGTAATgagcaaaaaaaaaattcaatttaAGTTGTACTAGCACCACTGAAGTGTTTTCTTACAACTCTCCATTTGGTTGCGTGTTGACTACAATTAATTAATTAGTTGGAAAATGTATAACAGCAATTGTGAATGTCTGCAAGTACTTCCACTTTCATTGTCATGCTTTCCTACTTAATACACACAGAACTTCTGGCATTAAAGAAGGCAAACTTGCTGATCTATTATCATGTATTGGTGTCACAATACACTTGCGTCTATTATTTCTTAATTGTTTGTTGCATATCCTGTTGTAAACGTGATATCACagctttcaaaagaaatacaacGATGATGTCAGTACAACATACTATGGTATAAATCAATGTCAAAATTCCGGTATTCGGGAAGTCGGCAGGTCTATGTACACGTATATTGCGGTTCCTTCAGAATGTTTACCTTAACTTTGTAAGTGAAGTGAATGGAATCTGAAgtttctgatatttcttcttgattcaTTTCAATCCTTCGAATGGTATTCATTAAGTCACGATACTATAATAACCTCTTTGGAGCCGTTGTTGTCAAATTATATAACTAGAAAGTGCGGTAAACAACAGCTTTCAGAATATATCATTTCGTTTCAATGGCTTTCTCAAAGCTATATTTACCTTGACTCTTATTTTTCTGGTATTTTCGTTGTCCCTGTTGACAAAGTTATGTATAATTCTACTTAACACTTCTAAATAGTCGCATCTGCACCTTTCTAAGGGCCTCTCACTTGGACTTCATCTGATAAATAGTTTGACAACTCAAAATGGCCTTTGTCTATTAATCCCTTCTCACTGACAAACCTTTTTGACCATTGCATCACTTTGAAAGTCAAATGCGTTCATAACAAATTTAGTGTATTTCTAGTTTTTACCAATTAATGAGGTGCAACCGAACAAAAAGACAAAGCTATGAAGATAAACCCCAGCGTAGATAACTTTAAAGAGAGTTGCTTTGTGACCATCCTTACGTGTTATGAATTCGGTGTTTAATAGTATTCTGATTATTATTTTATCGTTGGGAATGGCATCTTTTACCAGAAATAAAGCATTTAAGAACTGGCTTGTGTCAAAGTTGGAAAAATCATTAACAACATTACAGTCTTATCCACCGGTCTCTGCTAACTTCAAACTAGTCGATTCGCCTTATTTTACGAAGCAGCAATCACTTAAAGATATTGCTGCATCATTATCACAATTGTGTGAGTACAAGATCAGAGCTCTAAGACAAAACGGGATAGTTTATCAACGAACAAGCAACGTAACTCCCAGTGATATAGAACAGCTTAACCAGATCGGTTATTTCGATAAAATAGTTGCCGTGAAcaaatcaattgatgtAAATTATGACACCTTGAGCAAAATTATAGAATATACTCTAAAGGAAATACTTGTTAACAATGATTTTAACTCAGCAATTGAATCAGTACTGAGAGACGCTGGTTATACATGggacaaagaaaatgacaCATTGGTTCGCGATTCAATAAATTCCATTCGATTTTCTAAAAAGAGTAACCAAAGCCGTGTGAATGAAGCCATGTGTCACATTGTCAGAGATTGGTGTGATGTTTatgatttggaaagaaagCCTCTTGTAGATTTCATTGAGGAGTCTTTCGGAAATTGTGACATCGATGAAGACACATTAATTGTTGTACCAGGATCTGGATGTGGAAGGCTAGCTTATGAGGCAGCCAATCGATTTCCAAAAGCAAAGGTTACATCTATTGAATACTCGTCTTTGATGTATTTGTGTAACGAATATGTCCTCGGAACTACGGACAATATCACCGTTGATCCCTTCTATCAAATTTATAGTGGTCAACAAAGTATGGAAGCGCAAACCAGGCACTTTAGGATGGACTTGGATAAGTTCCAAAAGCCAGAGAACTTAACAGTACTTTTCGGTGACTTTTGCTGCTATAAACCAGagaaaaaatacaaaaataTAATAGTATGTTCTGCATTCTTTATTGACACAGCAGCAAACATGTTTGATTACTTCAATGCTATTGAGATGCTTTCTAACAATTGTACAGGACGTTTACACTGGGTTAATGTTGGACCGTTGAAATACGGAACTAGACCACTAGTACAATTCACATACGATGAGCTAGCAAGACTACGTAAATTACGTGGATGGGAAGATCATTCCAACCAGGTTGATGTTAAAAATTTGAATGGTTACCTAACAGACTACGAATCCTTATTCCAAGGGTTTTATGGTCTAGCCAAATTCCATTCGGAACTAAAAAGATAATTAACATTAGAACCCTGCAAATACTATGTTGTTTCTCAACATTTTTTGTGGtacatttcttttatatttaaGTGAACTAGTGAGCATAATTCCTgtatataatatataaaatTACGATTAGTTACTAAATATATTATCACCTTTAttaatttgaatttttttgtcttgACCACCGCTGATGATACCTACGCCTTTAGCCCATTTGACAGCAAACACTTTATCATTGACACCTTTAACAACATTTTTATCTTCTCTGGTGATAGTGTACATTGCAGTGTTAGACCTAACATCCCAAACCTTGACAGTTCCATCGTGAGATGCAGAGCATATCatatattcattttctgGACAAGTATCCAAAGCGACAACGAAGTTCTTGTGACCTACAAGCTGCTGTTGGGTGAttttagatgaagaatttacaCGAGGATCATGAAGAGTAATGTGTCTGGCACTCGACCCGCATGCTAAGAGATTTAATTTTGGTAGTTGCGCAACAGAAAGAAGTGAGTACGATGTCGTCTTTGTATCGACACATTTTGCCGTTATCAGATCCCATGTTTTTATAGTATGATCTTGTGACACGGAATACCCAACAGTATCATCCGATTTATCGAAAATGACAGCCTCTACTGGAGCACTGTGAGATTCAAAAAGAGCCAAAGGggctcttcttctgataGATCCATCTTTTAGAGTCAACTTTCTCCTCTTCTTGGCTGCAGTAGACACGTTGCCTCCTAAATCCTCCATCGGATCAATGACAGTCATCTCTTTATAATTCGTGGACCACAAGCTCACCGTATTATCGCATGATGCAGATAGAATACGGTCTTTCGAAACATCAATGGACACTACAGGGGCTTTATGACCTTCCAAGATGGCCAATGTCTTACCATcctcaatttcttcttcatcaattgatttcaaatcatcattcTTCGTTTTCCACAGACGTAGAGTGCGATCATTCCCTGCGGACACCAATCTCGTACTAGAAATGTAATGCACAGCACGAATAGGGCCAGAATGACCACTGTATTGTTTTTCGACTTTCCCTGACAAGTTGTACGTTCTTACGATACCGTCATAGGAACCACTGTAGATGTAATTGCTTCCGACATCCAATGAGCTTACCCAATCTTCGTTATCAAAACTAGACAAATATGAAGGTGGTAGCACTGCTCTAGTATAttcaacattcaaaaagGTTTCCGATGATAAACCTTTCTTGATCAAATAGTCCTGCAACGATGTTCTCAAAAGTTCACCATCGATAAGGAAATCAAATGGCATAGATTTAGGTAATTCCAGTAGGTGATTAACAATTTCAGAAAGACCATATCTCTTTAGACTAACTGGAGCATAGATTGGAGCATCATTGACATGTAAAGtctcatcttcttcacGAGTAAAGAAGCGTAGCTTCACCTGAGTCTTATCTGTTGACATATTCCCCTACAGTTTACTTCTCCTTATAACTAAGATATTCTTCCAGTGAATTCTAGTTTGAATTGTCTAATAGATTGTGA
This window encodes:
- the MOD5 gene encoding tRNA dimethylallyltransferase (similar to uniprot|P07884 Saccharomyces cerevisiae YOR274W MOD5 Delta 2-isopentenyl pyrophosphate:tRNA isopentenyl transferase required for biosynthesis of the modified base isopentenyladenosine in mitochondrial and cytoplasmic tRNAs gene is nuclear and encodes two isozymic forms), which encodes MLRLLIKSPMMSRPKVIVIAGTTGVGKSDLSIQIASKFNGEIINSDSMQMYTGIPIITNKHPIEQRMGIKHHLMNHVPWNEEYYIHRFERECMETIEDIHSRGKIPIVVGGTHYYLQTLFNKRVESKVRQPTESEKSILDSNNPDLIYNTLKEVDLSIANKFHINDTRRVKRMLEIYYTTGEKPSVTFQQQNTSLKFDTLFFWIYSDPAVLDVRLDNRVDKMMKIGAMEEIMELYEYYKQHNYGQEQCENGVWQVIGFKEFLPWLEESSECDLNECVEKMKVRTRQYAKRQVKWIRKMLIPDVDGKVYILNATDLLEWDVSVSARANAILSDFTKGKDIEAPLAQPDLEKLLAYKSSNSPKSDMDWKQFSCSLCKDKEDKNLVAIGSRNWEIHLKSRRHKTNINRQHKKKSYEKWQKKKLLEMDSSSINSH
- the DML1 gene encoding Dml1p (similar to uniprot|Q03652 Saccharomyces cerevisiae YMR211W), which codes for MREIINVSVSHRSNHLITQFYNCLEPLLHDADQENDVFLNPNIDKVSKTVSYTPRALLWDAKLGNGSLGTYQYVSENDYADTLDSEQGATAKTAHRVQTHDRIRKSPYQLALDQGATVLPKINDEIAKYWSDYSKLIYDPSSFNTLQDWYHDAANQQKAPNFQNLRQVYFDNYETGSNQFRENYSNEFFDSNLHQQLEKCDSLQGFNIITELDNGWGGFSSSMLLELKDELPKVSYHTYGWNQDDVCSLKEPVHSTKTKFQMLCNKIRATIALSQESDLFFPLYANTKEAFWRSTGETVLLFDSVNSVFHGSRKQAATNSNMRKMSHLTNALTLGESKRNIVSKLNVDEYNSFSFYDRMPLYKNSKKPSHTFTQCEIDRVNHKESSMFHFTTYPWTNSDTIPDTHHSCAESVIGVTEKPRDVLKTWEDLVSRYFRYDSDREEIKDHLGTLSLEYEHGWYDDDDSDLDL
- a CDS encoding uncharacterized protein (similar to uniprot|Q03648 Saccharomyces cerevisiae YMR209C Hypothetical ORF); amino-acid sequence: MNSVFNSILIIILSLGMASFTRNKAFKNWLVSKLEKSLTTLQSYPPVSANFKLVDSPYFTKQQSLKDIAASLSQLCEYKIRALRQNGIVYQRTSNVTPSDIEQLNQIGYFDKIVAVNKSIDVNYDTLSKIIEYTLKEILVNNDFNSAIESVLRDAGYTWDKENDTLVRDSINSIRFSKKSNQSRVNEAMCHIVRDWCDVYDLERKPLVDFIEESFGNCDIDEDTLIVVPGSGCGRLAYEAANRFPKAKVTSIEYSSLMYLCNEYVLGTTDNITVDPFYQIYSGQQSMEAQTRHFRMDLDKFQKPENLTVLFGDFCCYKPEKKYKNIIVCSAFFIDTAANMFDYFNAIEMLSNNCTGRLHWVNVGPLKYGTRPLVQFTYDELARLRKLRGWEDHSNQVDVKNLNGYLTDYESLFQGFYGLAKFHSELKR
- the YTM1 gene encoding Ytm1p (highly similar to uniprot|Q12024 Saccharomyces cerevisiae YOR272W YTM1 microtubule-associated protein), which encodes MSTDKTQVKLRFFTREEDETLHVNDAPIYAPVSLKRYGLSEIVNHLLELPKSMPFDFLIDGELLRTSLQDYLIKKGLSSETFLNVEYTRAVLPPSYLSSFDNEDWVSSLDVGSNYIYSGSYDGIVRTYNLSGKVEKQYSGHSGPIRAVHYISSTRLVSAGNDRTLRLWKTKNDDLKSIDEEEIEDGKTLAILEGHKAPVVSIDVSKDRILSASCDNTVSLWSTNYKEMTVIDPMEDLGGNVSTAAKKRRKLTLKDGSIRRRAPLALFESHSAPVEAVIFDKSDDTVGYSVSQDHTIKTWDLITAKCVDTKTTSYSLLSVAQLPKLNLLACGSSARHITLHDPRVNSSSKITQQQLVGHKNFVVALDTCPENEYMICSASHDGTVKVWDVRSNTAMYTITREDKNVVKGVNDKVFAVKWAKGVGIISGGQDKKIQINKGDNIFSN